One window of Gilliamella sp. B3022 genomic DNA carries:
- a CDS encoding phage tail fiber protein, whose product MTIISGVLQNGLGEPINGLLLLRAMRTTSNVIENTYIQTNITNGQYHLNLQPCEYDTWLVIEGYNKNTLGTIQILADTPDGSLNDLLINPTNAEIITPEILQQVSELRDQTKKYADTIDLSKFINKSGDAMYGQLIADTSGIKFPIDNKASVVISANDDGFLFQYHDVETGQKHTLLQFKCKQNQWDFENTDNVTINNKTVLKMGDFGLGALMGAVATNFNDHLVGGFYQGRSTSFPELSGNNTLTLIVYPSNSSAYRVEQIAVVNGEKPNIYYRCKTAKGAQPLYEVITTANSTVDSNGTLKKASPIVQLFANDDIDAVDGFTQSGCGLVNSMAHGVKAIRIDVGHYEIHGSLGFAKDGWYITLPEDANGNKKIFAEYSVDDNVITVKTYTRKFSTKLCKIVAGEPIDIPDGRWIDLRLDMPERTEQDELIPSVLNPIVTNDNNG is encoded by the coding sequence ATGACAATTATTTCAGGAGTTTTACAAAATGGGCTAGGCGAGCCGATTAATGGTTTGCTGTTGCTGCGAGCAATGCGCACTACCTCTAATGTTATAGAAAATACCTATATTCAGACCAATATAACAAACGGACAATATCACCTAAATTTACAACCATGTGAATATGATACATGGTTGGTAATAGAGGGATATAATAAAAATACTTTGGGCACAATTCAGATATTAGCCGATACTCCAGATGGTTCATTAAATGATTTACTGATCAATCCGACTAATGCAGAGATTATAACGCCAGAAATCTTACAACAGGTTAGCGAATTGCGAGATCAAACTAAAAAATACGCTGATACAATTGATCTATCCAAATTTATTAATAAATCGGGAGATGCAATGTACGGGCAACTTATTGCCGATACGTCAGGGATAAAATTCCCTATTGATAATAAAGCGTCCGTTGTAATTAGTGCTAATGATGATGGATTTTTGTTTCAGTATCATGATGTCGAAACAGGGCAAAAACATACATTGCTGCAATTCAAATGCAAACAAAACCAGTGGGATTTTGAAAATACTGACAATGTTACCATCAATAATAAGACCGTTCTAAAAATGGGGGATTTTGGTCTTGGGGCATTAATGGGTGCAGTTGCTACTAATTTTAACGACCATTTGGTAGGAGGATTTTATCAGGGGCGTAGTACATCATTTCCAGAATTATCGGGGAATAACACATTGACGCTGATTGTATATCCTAGTAACAGTTCTGCATATCGCGTAGAGCAAATAGCGGTAGTTAATGGTGAAAAACCAAATATTTATTACCGCTGTAAAACAGCCAAAGGGGCACAGCCATTGTATGAAGTCATTACAACAGCTAACTCAACGGTTGATAGTAACGGAACCTTAAAAAAAGCATCGCCAATAGTGCAGTTGTTTGCCAATGATGATATTGATGCTGTTGATGGTTTTACTCAGTCAGGGTGTGGTTTAGTTAATAGTATGGCTCATGGTGTCAAAGCTATACGCATTGATGTGGGGCATTATGAGATTCATGGTAGTTTAGGATTTGCAAAGGATGGTTGGTACATCACACTACCTGAAGATGCAAACGGTAATAAAAAAATATTTGCCGAATATTCAGTTGACGATAATGTAATTACGGTCAAAACCTATACTAGAAAATTTAGCACTAAATTGTGTAAGATTGTGGCAGGGGAGCCTATTGATATTCCTGATGGGCGTTGGATTGATTTGCGTCTTGACATGCCAGAAAGAACTGAACAGGATGAATTAATCCCGTCTGTGTTAAATCCGATTGTCACTAATGATAATAACGGTTAA
- a CDS encoding tail assembly protein translates to MAKICLYGDLKQYGNRFHMNVDTAAEGLNGLYSQINGLRKRIMEGWFHVRINGVNLTHDTLQIGLHSRLPKKAVIHIVPHVVGAKTGGLFGFIAGTALVVAGIAVGISTGVGFAMVAAGAGLGIGGFSQMLTRLPKTEKTSSDSNKNTYFSNLDNTMAQGTAVPVIFGRVKTGSKTISRGLETKDEVKENIGDKPILRPIKERSNG, encoded by the coding sequence ATGGCAAAAATATGCCTTTACGGCGATCTTAAACAATATGGCAATAGATTCCATATGAATGTTGACACAGCAGCAGAGGGATTGAATGGACTTTACTCTCAAATTAATGGGTTAAGGAAACGAATTATGGAGGGTTGGTTTCATGTTCGTATCAATGGCGTTAATTTGACGCATGACACTTTACAGATTGGGTTACATAGTCGTTTACCTAAAAAAGCCGTTATTCATATAGTCCCACATGTAGTTGGAGCAAAAACCGGAGGTTTATTTGGATTTATTGCAGGTACAGCGTTAGTTGTTGCAGGTATAGCAGTAGGAATTTCAACGGGAGTGGGTTTCGCGATGGTTGCCGCCGGAGCAGGTTTAGGGATCGGCGGTTTTTCACAAATGTTAACACGACTTCCGAAAACAGAGAAAACTTCAAGTGACAGCAATAAAAATACGTATTTCTCAAACCTTGATAATACGATGGCTCAGGGAACAGCGGTGCCAGTGATATTTGGTAGAGTAAAAACTGGTTCAAAGACCATTTCGCGAGGACTGGAAACTAAGGATGAGGTAAAAGAAAACATTGGCGATAAGCCTATACTTCGCCCAATAAAGGAGCGTTCAAATGGGTAA
- a CDS encoding C40 family peptidase: protein MKTEILNHANSCGEAECCGLVIGNKTYMPCNNISATPTETFEISPDDWIRAEEKGEITAVVHSHLNGVPILSEADQISQIRTAVDWWLVCDNQIHKFRYIKPLLGREFQHGKTDCLSIIRDAYMLTGIDLPNYERKDDWWHTGQNLYLDLLPKNNFERVELERLQAGDVILVCLGSEIPNHAALYIGDQQILHHCPNRMSKRDLYDGFWFSYTHSVWRHKKWQKYAFTAILNNMAIDSI, encoded by the coding sequence ATGAAAACAGAAATACTTAATCACGCAAATTCTTGCGGTGAGGCGGAGTGCTGTGGTCTTGTTATTGGTAATAAAACCTACATGCCATGCAATAACATCTCAGCCACACCAACAGAAACATTCGAAATATCACCGGACGACTGGATAAGAGCTGAAGAAAAAGGCGAGATCACAGCGGTTGTACATTCTCACCTTAACGGGGTTCCGATTCTCAGTGAAGCGGACCAAATTTCCCAAATCCGTACGGCTGTTGATTGGTGGCTGGTATGTGATAACCAAATTCATAAGTTTAGGTACATAAAACCGTTATTAGGTCGCGAGTTTCAACATGGTAAAACCGATTGCCTATCAATAATTAGAGATGCCTACATGCTGACTGGCATTGATTTACCTAATTATGAACGTAAGGATGATTGGTGGCATACAGGTCAAAATCTCTATTTAGATTTACTACCTAAAAATAATTTTGAGCGCGTTGAGTTAGAAAGGCTTCAGGCGGGAGATGTTATTCTCGTTTGCCTTGGCTCAGAAATTCCCAATCATGCAGCTCTCTACATTGGCGATCAACAAATTTTACATCATTGTCCTAACCGAATGTCCAAACGGGATTTATATGACGGTTTTTGGTTCAGTTATACACACTCAGTATGGAGACACAAAAAATGGCAAAAATATGCCTTTACGGCGATCTTAAACAATATGGCAATAGATTCCATATGA
- a CDS encoding phage minor tail protein L, whose translation MIPKNMLCDITKLEAGAIIELFDIDLSEIVGHKAVLRVHNGLNELRRAIIWQGKEYEPYPIKAQGFERSGQGTSNRPTLTASNAYGILNGLIESYEGMIGAVVTRHEVLVKYLDAINFANGNKHADPHCEIVSNYILEQVKQQTSRVVVFELALPCESDGAMLPKRIIIANTCGWIYRSTECGYTGGAVADEFDQPTDDITRDKCSRCVAGCKLRFGQNGILPFGGFPTAAKLS comes from the coding sequence ATGATCCCAAAAAATATGCTATGCGATATTACAAAACTTGAAGCTGGCGCAATTATCGAATTATTCGATATCGACTTAAGTGAAATCGTTGGACATAAAGCAGTTTTGCGAGTTCATAACGGATTAAATGAACTAAGACGGGCTATTATATGGCAGGGCAAAGAGTACGAGCCATACCCAATTAAAGCGCAAGGTTTTGAACGTAGCGGACAAGGAACAAGTAACCGCCCAACGCTTACAGCCAGTAATGCTTATGGCATTTTAAATGGTCTAATTGAGAGTTATGAAGGCATGATTGGTGCCGTGGTAACAAGACATGAGGTATTAGTTAAATATTTAGACGCTATCAATTTTGCAAATGGTAATAAACATGCGGACCCGCATTGTGAAATTGTCTCTAATTATATATTGGAGCAAGTCAAACAACAAACATCACGGGTAGTTGTATTTGAATTAGCGCTGCCTTGTGAATCTGACGGCGCCATGTTGCCTAAACGCATCATTATTGCCAATACATGCGGTTGGATTTATCGCAGTACTGAATGCGGATATACAGGGGGCGCAGTTGCTGATGAGTTTGATCAACCAACGGATGATATCACACGGGACAAATGCAGTAGATGTGTGGCTGGGTGCAAACTAAGGTTTGGCCAAAACGGTATTCTTCCCTTTGGGGGATTTCCAACAGCAGCCAAATTATCCTAA
- a CDS encoding phage tail protein encodes METFHWRPQNGSTVSVAPKVRDIRFGDSYAQRFPDGINNDLRSYSVLFVGLTEDIDLIEDFLTRHNAVKSFLWTEPNTHKTIKVVCRTWTPTPNGTVKTISATFEEVVA; translated from the coding sequence ATGGAGACATTTCATTGGAGACCTCAAAACGGCTCTACTGTGTCGGTAGCACCTAAAGTAAGAGATATTCGGTTCGGTGACAGCTATGCGCAACGTTTTCCGGATGGTATTAACAATGACTTGCGGTCATATAGTGTTTTGTTTGTTGGTTTAACTGAAGATATCGATTTAATCGAAGATTTTTTAACAAGGCATAATGCAGTTAAATCGTTTTTGTGGACAGAGCCTAATACTCACAAAACCATCAAGGTGGTTTGTAGAACTTGGACGCCAACCCCTAATGGTACGGTTAAAACAATTTCTGCAACGTTTGAAGAGGTGGTCGCATGA